The Astyanax mexicanus isolate ESR-SI-001 chromosome 20, AstMex3_surface, whole genome shotgun sequence genome contains a region encoding:
- the LOC103035352 gene encoding uncharacterized protein LOC103035352 isoform X2, with product MLSVHLYSPNVILFVLLSSASLTGAQEVVTASRGETVVLPCSSPFEYSYKVNFKWSKAGETVPCNYYIEKNKTGSSNCKSRFKVNPEPFGLTITDVRSSDAGVYNCSITKVLPPPVEDKSSVIILEVSADLTVEQMNSSDLSCVDLLCSLEGLSPEQINFTWTRGSELLHHQNVPTSMNSSLHLCKPNWANGDTITCHADYSSTHTLYSQNITLTCSTKECSPNPEIPWLLIGSVVGACVGLLLLILLGIAFFK from the exons ATGTTGTCTGTGCATCTGTACTCACCCAATGTTATATTATTTGTTCTTCTATCTTCTGCTTCACTCACTG gtGCACAGGAGGTTGTTACAGCATCAAGAGGAGAGACTGTCGTCCTGCCGTGTTCTTCACCATTTGAATACAGTTATAAGGTTAATTTTAAGTGGAGTAAGGCTGGAGAGACAGTTCCCTGTAATTATTATATTGAAAAAAACAAGACTGGTAGCAGTAATTGCAAGTCTCGGTTTAAAGTAAATCCAGAACCTTTCGGACTGACTATAACTGATGTAAGAAGCAGTGATGCTGGTGTTTATAACTGTTCTATAACCAAAGTGCTACCACCACCAGTAGAGGATAAATCTTCAGTCATTATTCTTGAAG TTTCAGCAGATCTTACTGTGGAGCAGATGAACAGCAGTGATCTCAGCTGTGTGGATCTGCTCTGTTCTCTGGAGGGTTTGAGTCCAGAGCAGATAAACTTCACCTGGACCAGAGGATCTGAGCTCCTTCATCACCAGAACGTCCCAACCAGCATGAACAGCTCGCTGCATCTGTGTAAACCAAACTGGGCAAACGGAGACACGATCACCTGCCACGCCGACTACTCCAGCACCCACACACTCTACAGCCAGAACATCACACTCACATGCAGCACAAAAG agtgcAGTCCAAATCCTGAGATTCCCTGGCTGCTGATTGGCTCGGTTGTTGGTGCATGTGTAGGACTGCTGCTCCTCATCCTCCTTGGCATTGCCTTCTTTAAAT GA
- the LOC103035352 gene encoding uncharacterized protein LOC103035352 isoform X1, with the protein MLSVHLYSPNVILFVLLSSASLTGAQEVVTASRGETVVLPCSSPFEYSYKVNFKWSKAGETVPCNYYIEKNKTGSSNCKSRFKVNPEPFGLTITDVRSSDAGVYNCSITKVLPPPVEDKSSVIILEVSADLTVEQMNSSDLSCVDLLCSLEGLSPEQINFTWTRGSELLHHQNVPTSMNSSLHLCKPNWANGDTITCHADYSSTHTLYSQNITLTCSTKECSPNPEIPWLLIGSVVGACVGLLLLILLGIAFFKCRKKEDPTGSIVFSNKVYENLNFFTPRPNTAPGSTMNRRPNPQGECQTQREECIYEN; encoded by the exons ATGTTGTCTGTGCATCTGTACTCACCCAATGTTATATTATTTGTTCTTCTATCTTCTGCTTCACTCACTG gtGCACAGGAGGTTGTTACAGCATCAAGAGGAGAGACTGTCGTCCTGCCGTGTTCTTCACCATTTGAATACAGTTATAAGGTTAATTTTAAGTGGAGTAAGGCTGGAGAGACAGTTCCCTGTAATTATTATATTGAAAAAAACAAGACTGGTAGCAGTAATTGCAAGTCTCGGTTTAAAGTAAATCCAGAACCTTTCGGACTGACTATAACTGATGTAAGAAGCAGTGATGCTGGTGTTTATAACTGTTCTATAACCAAAGTGCTACCACCACCAGTAGAGGATAAATCTTCAGTCATTATTCTTGAAG TTTCAGCAGATCTTACTGTGGAGCAGATGAACAGCAGTGATCTCAGCTGTGTGGATCTGCTCTGTTCTCTGGAGGGTTTGAGTCCAGAGCAGATAAACTTCACCTGGACCAGAGGATCTGAGCTCCTTCATCACCAGAACGTCCCAACCAGCATGAACAGCTCGCTGCATCTGTGTAAACCAAACTGGGCAAACGGAGACACGATCACCTGCCACGCCGACTACTCCAGCACCCACACACTCTACAGCCAGAACATCACACTCACATGCAGCACAAAAG agtgcAGTCCAAATCCTGAGATTCCCTGGCTGCTGATTGGCTCGGTTGTTGGTGCATGTGTAGGACTGCTGCTCCTCATCCTCCTTGGCATTGCCTTCTTTAAAT GTAGGAAGAAAGAAGATCCCACAGGCTCCATAGTCTTCAGCAATAAAGTCTATGAGAACTTAAATTTCTTCACGCCCAGACCCAACACTGCACCCGGTTCTACAATGAATCGTAGACCCAACCCACAGGGTGAATGTCAGACTCAGAGAGAAGAGTGCATCTATGAGAATTAA